A region from the Dermacentor andersoni chromosome 11, qqDerAnde1_hic_scaffold, whole genome shotgun sequence genome encodes:
- the LOC126535622 gene encoding uncharacterized protein, protein MNQDPLECFFGVIRQAGGQNEHPTFPTFLQLYRMLSLYSLLKPPRFGNCSASEKEQYGVVTLADLKNAYNSSASKELNKLDQLKERLDGLIDEGSWECDEVFEYDNNDASVVECIIYYVTGFVSRKIFNQTSCTTCKKALEGQKGSSKVPEAELVNCKTRGRLTHPSMHLYRIFMEAEEHFSKYANLGDAYDKTIDVVLEKFTFTFPCTIHREDILAKLLHYYISLRMRQYCRQLKRKHVEKGQDLRKMSKLV, encoded by the coding sequence ATGAATCAGGACCCGTTGGAATGTTTTTTTGGTGTTATTCGACAAGCGGGTGGCCAAAACGAACATCCAACTTTCCCAACGTTCTTGCAACTGTACCGTATGCTGTCGCTTTACTCCCTCCTGAAGCCACCGCGGTTTGGTAACTGTTCAGCTTCCGAGAAAGAACAGTACGGCGTTGTGACCTTGGCTGACTTAAAGAACGCATATAACAGCTCGGCATCGAAGGAACTGAACAAGCTGGACCAGCTGAAAGAGCGGCTCGACGGCCTAATCGACGAAGGGAGCTGGGAGTGCGATGAAGTGTTTGAGTATGATAATAACGATGCAAGTGTTGTTGAGTGTATAATTTATTATGTTACAGGGTTTGTATCCAGGAAAATTTTCAATCAGACCTCCTGCACTACGTGCAAGAAAGCACTGGAGGGTCAGAAAGGCTCGTCAAAGGTGCCCGAAGCTGAGCTTGTTAATTGCAAAACAAGGGGCAGACTCACGCACCCTAGCATGCACCTCTATCGGATTTTCATGGAAGCTGAAGAACATTTCTCTAAATACGCAAATCTGGGAGATGCCTACGACAAAACAATTGATGTTGTACTAGAGAAGTTCACTTTCACTTTCCCTTGTACTATCCACAGGGAGGACATTCTCGCCAAGCTACTCCATTATTATATAAGCCTTCGTATGCGTCAATACTGCCGTCAGTTGAAACGCAAGCACGTTGAAAAAGGCCAGGATTTGCGTAAAATGTCCAAACTTGTGTGA